The sequence below is a genomic window from Cobetia sp. cqz5-12.
GCCATCTGGGCGGCGCGCAGGTCTTCGGCCAGCAGCTCCCCGGCACCGGCGCCATGCAGCTGGGCGTCGCCGTTGTCGAGGGACTCGCCAGCGCGTTCCAGCGCATCCAGGTGGCGGCGGCGGGCGCTGAAGCGACCCTCTGCCGTGCCGGTGAAGCCCATGATGTCCTTGAGGTGATCGCGCAGCGCATCGAGGCCCTGATTGTCGCGCGCCGAGATGCGCACCACGCTGGCCTGGTGGCGTGCCTGCTCGGCATCGCCATCCTGTGTTGCGGTGATGGCGGTCAGCCCGGGTGTCTCGCCGCTGGTGTCGATCTTGTTGCGGACCAGCGTCAGGCGTGACGGGTCCGGCAGGCGCGCGACGAATTCCGGCCAGATCTCCATCGGATCCGTCGCCGAGGTGGTGGCGGCATCGACCAGCAGCAGGACGCGGTCCGCCTTCTCGATCTCGTCCCAGGCGCGCTGCACGCCGATGCGCTCGACGGCGTCCGGCGTGTCGCGCAGCCCGGCGGTATCGATGATATGCAGTGGCATGCCGTCGAGATGGATGTGCTCACGCAGCACGTCGCGGGTGGTGCCTTCGATATCGGTGACGATGGCGGTGTCCTGCTCGGTCAGCGCATTGAGCAGGCTCGACTTGCCGGCATTCGGGCGGCCGGCGATCACCACCGTCATGCCCTCGCGCATCAGGGCGCCCTGGTTGGCAGCGGCTCGCACGCCCACCAGCTCGGCCTTGACCTCATCGAGGCGCGCCGCGACATGGCCGTCGGCCAGGAAGTCGATTTCCTCTTCGGGGAAGTCGATGGCGGCCTCGACGTAGATGCGCAGCTCGATCAGGCGCTGCACCAGCGCGCTGACGCGCGTCGAGAACTCGCCCTTGAGCGAGCGCAGCGCATTCTCGGCCGCCGCACGTGAACTGGCGTCGATCAGGTCGGCGATGGCCTCGGCCTGGGCGAGATCCAGCTTGTCGTTCAGGAAGGCGCGCTCGCTGAATTCACCGGGGCGTGCCAGACGCGCGCCCAGCTGCACGCAGCGCTCCAGCAGCAGGTCCATGATCACCGGGCCGCCATGCCCTTGCAGCTCCAGCACGTCCTCACCGGTGAAGGAATTCGGGCCCTGGAAGTAGAGCGCGATGCCTTCATCGAGGGCGATGGGGTGGCCCTGGGTATCCAGTCCCATGAAGGGGCCATAGTGGGCGCGGCGTGCCGGCGGGCATTGGCCCAGCATGGCCTCGGCGATGGCCTGACAGGCCGGACCGGAGACCCGGATGATGCCGACGCCACCACGGCCGGGCGGAGTGGCCAGGGCCGCGATGGAGTCAGGCTGGTAGGCGGTAGACATGCACAAACCTCGGGCGCGAAGCCGGAATGAAGATGAAGGAGATGGCCGCTATTGTCGCGGCTGGAGGCCCGTGACAGCAAGCGGGGTGACGGGGGAAGGCGCCTTGCAGCGGGAGTGTCGGCGCAGCCCCCGGAATCAGGGCCCTGAAACGCCACGACCCCCGCCGAGGCGAGGGTCGTGGGTGAGTCATGTCAGGCGAACCCGAAAGGCATCATGCGCCTTTCTTGGTTGGCTCGGCATTCTCGATCTGACGGGTGATGACGTACTGCTGAGCGATCGACAGCGTGTTGTTGACGATCCAGTACAGCACCAGACCTGCCGGGAACCACAGGAAGAAGAAGGTGAAGACGATCGGCAGCATCTTCATGATCTTCGCCTGGGTGGGGTCCGGAGGCGTCGGGTTCAGCTGCTGCTGGATGAACATCGTCAGGCCCATGATGATCGGCAGGATGAACAGCGGGTCCTTCACTGACAGATCCTGGATCCACAGCATGAATGGCGCGTGGCGCAGCTCGACGGATTCCATCAGCATCCAGTACAGGGCGATGAAGACCGGCATCTGGATCACGATCGGCAGACAGCCCCCCAGCGGATTGATCTTCTCCGTCTGGTAGAACTTCATCATCTCCTGGGAGACCTTCTGGCGGTCGCTGCCGTACTTCTCCTTGATGCGCTGCATCTCGGGGCCCATCTTGCGCATCTTGGCCATCGAGCGGTACGCGGTCGCGGACAGCGGGAACAGCACGACCTTGACCAGAACGGTCAGCAGGATGATGGAGGCACCCCAGTTGCCGACCAGCGCGTGGATGTGCTCCAGCAGCCAGAACAGCGGGTTGGCCAGGAACCACAGCCAGCCGAAGTCGACGACCAGTTCCAGGTAGGGAGCGGTCGCTTCCAGCTGGTCCTGATCCTTCGGGCCGACGAACAGGGTCGCGCCGAGCTCAGCCTGCTGACCCGCGGCGATCTGGGTCGTCGGGCTCGCGAAGGCGGCGACATTGCGGTTCTGCTTGTCGACGTTGGCGTAGTAGAGGTTCTTCTGGTTGTCAGCCGGCACCCAGGCAGAGACGAAGTAGTGCTGGATCATGGAGACCCAGCCACCCTGGACGTCGACATTCTTGAAGCTGCCGTCCTGGATGTCTTCGAAATCGACCTTCTGGTAGTGATTCTCTTCAGAAGAGAACGCCGCCCCCAGGTAGGACTTCATGCCCATGCCGCCACCGGTGGACGGGTCCGCGCTGTTGTCGCGGGCCAGCTGACCGATGAAGCGAGCATTGATCGGCTGCTGGGTCTGGTTGTCCAGCAGGTAGTCGACCTTGATCTGGTAGCTGTCCTGGCTGACGGTGAAGCGCTTGATGACCGCAACACCATTGATGTCGGCCTTCAGGTCCACCTGCAGGTTGTCGTCACCCTCGGCAAGGGTGTAGCTGTTGCTGTCGGCAGAGAAGGCGATACGGCCCTTGTGGCCATCCAGTTGCAGGCCGGACTTGGCCACGTAGCTGCGCGACTGATTGTCGGACAGCAGCACGAAGGGCGACTCGGAAGCATTGTTCTGCTTGTGCGCGAGCAGCGCTGCATAGACCACGTCACCGCCCTGCGGATCGATACGCAGGTCCAGCACGTCAGTCTTGACTTCAATCAGGTTGTTGCTCGGGGTGCTTGCTGCGCTATCCGGCGTGGAGAGGCCGGTATCGCCATTGGCAGTCGTGCTGCTGCTTGGGGCTTCAAGGCCTTGCGCAGTGGCATTGGCGGCCTGAGAGGCAACCTGGGGAGCCTGTGTTTCCGCAGCCGGCTGGTCGTAGTCCTTGTTCCACTGGACCACCATCAGATAGGCGACAACCGCAAGCGGAATCACGAGGAGTAATCGTTTGACGTCCATGGTGTATACCCGTTGGAGGGTGAATCAATCTGGCGGGGAGTCAGATGAGTCCGGTCACGAACGGTAGGGCGTATAACGAAAAAAACGCCACATGCCGGACGCACCGGGCAGGTGTCGCGTCAGGCAGGTGGCGTTGACTTGGCCGCTTTCTGGCGTCTGGCGTCCTTCTCCAGACGAGCCCACATGCCGTCCAGCTGGCGATGCAGAGTCTCGTTGTCCAGCTCGGTCACGCCTCGCTTGGCCAGTACGACGATGTCGACGGCCGGAAGGCGCTGCTGGCGGAGGCGAATGGATTCGCGCGTCAGACGTTTGAGGCGGTTGCGATCTACGGCACGGCGCACGTTCTTCTTGCTGAACACCAACCCCAGGCGGGCATGTCCCAGGTCGTTCGGACACGCCAGGGCCAGAAGCCCCTTGCCGTGTACCTTGAGGGTGGTGTGATCGAAGACGTGCCGGTAATCCCCGGCAGTCAGCAAGCGAAGCTGCCGGGGAAATCCCTGACGGGACATCCGGGCCTCGATCAGGCGCTCAGACGCTTACGGCCTTTCGCACGACGACGCTGGATGACCTCACGGCCACCTTTGGTCGCCATACGAGCACGGAAACCGTGTGTGCGCTTGCGCTTCAGGACGCTCGGCTGAAATGTGCGTTTCATAGCTGCTTCTTCCCACGTGGTTGTTTGGAAAAGGTCAACGAATGTTGCCCTGTATCCACATGAGGACAGGGCAGATTGGTCAGGGGCAGGGATTCTAGTGAATCTGCAAGTGGCTTGCAATGTCGCGTTGGAAGTTGTCCACAGCCCGTTCGCGGCATTTGACGACAGATATCGTCTACGCCGCCCGCCATATGGCGCTTCGTGTCTCGCGCGGATCACGCGCAAGGCAGGCCTTCGGGTACAAAATAATTCGATTTGGCGTCTTTGAGCCAACAGGTACCGCTCGCCAGGCAAGCGATCAGCGCTTTTTCTGCGCTCAGTGGGGCTGAGTGATTGGCATCATCCGCCATGGCGATGCGCGGGAAGGGCGCAAGTCCGCTGTTCGGGCGCGAGCCTCAAGGACTCGCGTTTCTGACGAGTGGTTGTGCACTCCCGCCCCCTGGCGTGTCAGGCGTGCCGAAAAGTCGCAGTGGATAACCCGAGATTCTGCCGACGCGATCGCAGCCCCTCGCACCTCGCATGATCCGAAGATCGCGGGGCTGCTGTCATTACTACAAGAAAGTAGTTCTGAATAAGCAATAACTATTAAGGAAGGCAGTTGCTGTGGATAACCTGTTTTTTCCTATCTTGCTCAATTGCATGTCGATAGGACAGCTCTGGCGATAAGTGGTGGGCAACCTGCGTTCAGGCTGTGCATGGTCATGTGCATAACTATCGTCTTGTCCACAGTCGAAATCTTGTGCGCGAATGCTCCCCAGCCTGTCCCG
It includes:
- the rnpA gene encoding ribonuclease P protein component; protein product: MSRQGFPRQLRLLTAGDYRHVFDHTTLKVHGKGLLALACPNDLGHARLGLVFSKKNVRRAVDRNRLKRLTRESIRLRQQRLPAVDIVVLAKRGVTELDNETLHRQLDGMWARLEKDARRQKAAKSTPPA
- the mnmE gene encoding tRNA uridine-5-carboxymethylaminomethyl(34) synthesis GTPase MnmE codes for the protein MSTAYQPDSIAALATPPGRGGVGIIRVSGPACQAIAEAMLGQCPPARRAHYGPFMGLDTQGHPIALDEGIALYFQGPNSFTGEDVLELQGHGGPVIMDLLLERCVQLGARLARPGEFSERAFLNDKLDLAQAEAIADLIDASSRAAAENALRSLKGEFSTRVSALVQRLIELRIYVEAAIDFPEEEIDFLADGHVAARLDEVKAELVGVRAAANQGALMREGMTVVIAGRPNAGKSSLLNALTEQDTAIVTDIEGTTRDVLREHIHLDGMPLHIIDTAGLRDTPDAVERIGVQRAWDEIEKADRVLLLVDAATTSATDPMEIWPEFVARLPDPSRLTLVRNKIDTSGETPGLTAITATQDGDAEQARHQASVVRISARDNQGLDALRDHLKDIMGFTGTAEGRFSARRRHLDALERAGESLDNGDAQLHGAGAGELLAEDLRAAQMALSEITGEFSADDLLGEIFGSFCIGK
- the yidC gene encoding membrane protein insertase YidC — encoded protein: MDVKRLLLVIPLAVVAYLMVVQWNKDYDQPAAETQAPQVASQAANATAQGLEAPSSSTTANGDTGLSTPDSAASTPSNNLIEVKTDVLDLRIDPQGGDVVYAALLAHKQNNASESPFVLLSDNQSRSYVAKSGLQLDGHKGRIAFSADSNSYTLAEGDDNLQVDLKADINGVAVIKRFTVSQDSYQIKVDYLLDNQTQQPINARFIGQLARDNSADPSTGGGMGMKSYLGAAFSSEENHYQKVDFEDIQDGSFKNVDVQGGWVSMIQHYFVSAWVPADNQKNLYYANVDKQNRNVAAFASPTTQIAAGQQAELGATLFVGPKDQDQLEATAPYLELVVDFGWLWFLANPLFWLLEHIHALVGNWGASIILLTVLVKVVLFPLSATAYRSMAKMRKMGPEMQRIKEKYGSDRQKVSQEMMKFYQTEKINPLGGCLPIVIQMPVFIALYWMLMESVELRHAPFMLWIQDLSVKDPLFILPIIMGLTMFIQQQLNPTPPDPTQAKIMKMLPIVFTFFFLWFPAGLVLYWIVNNTLSIAQQYVITRQIENAEPTKKGA
- the rpmH gene encoding 50S ribosomal protein L34 — its product is MKRTFQPSVLKRKRTHGFRARMATKGGREVIQRRRAKGRKRLSA